TTGTTGGTGATGTCGATGAGCAGCAGCACGTCGGCGGGCAGCTCGTGGCGCCAGCCATCATCCAGCGTCAGTTCGCGCTCCTGCGCCAACTGGTCGGGGCGGTGCTCAGCGAACTTGCGCTGGGCAGCGTTGAAATAATCCAGCAGCTCAGACCGCGTCCAGCGCACATGCGTCGGGTCCTGCAGCTCGCGGGCCGCGTCGTCAATGAGTTGAGGGACCGTCAGCACCAGCGCACCCTGCCCCTTCCGCCGTTTGGCGTGTTGGATTGCCAAACGTCGGTCATCGCGCTGTCAATGGCCTGACGAAAGAACGCCAAGGACACAGCCGCCTGATCCGGTGCGTAGTAGTCGGTCCCACGCGTGTTGAGCAGTTCGACCTTCGCGCCCTCGCGGATGGCCTCGTGATACAGCGTGCCCACGGAATCGGGGATCGATGTGGCGCGCACGGTGGGCAACACCGATGCATAGACCTGCAGCGCCCCGACCGATGGCGAGCCCACGGTGAACGTGCGCAGGTCGGGCGACACCAGATAGGTGCAGCCACCTCGCGAATGCTTCCATGGATCCGCCGACATGTCGCGAGCGCGGGCGATCTCGATGTCGCGGCCGTTCAAAGATGCCCGCTCGATGCGCAGCAGCTCGGAGCCCTGCGGCAATTCGAACGAGTATTCCTTGAAGGCCTCGCCCGTGACCTCGGTGGGCTCCAGCCATTCCTGCCAAGCCCGCGTCTCGCGCGTGAAGGTGCGCGCGGCGCGGTTCAGGCACATATGGATGAGCGGCACCGGCGCATCGGGCGCAGCCAGCACCAGCTCGGGCATCCAGTTATCCCACGAGGCCATGAGCAGATCACCTTACGACTGGACGACCGAAGCCTTCGTGGCCTTGCGCACGCGGCCGGTAGGTGTGGTGCCGCTTTCCACGGGTGCGCCGTCGCCAGAGTCCAGACCAGTATCGCCGTCGCCGTCGTCATCCGTCGCCTGACGGCCAGCAGACGACAGCCCTGCAGCAACACGGCGCTGCTCGCGAGCGGCGGCCATCTTGTTGAATTTTGCCTCGGCTTCGAATTCCTCGGCATCCATGAAGCCCAGCAACTGCAGGTATTCCACATCGCCTTCATCGTCCACCTCGCAGCGCAGCGGCGAGCCCGTGAAGACGTAGGAGTTGCCGGACTTGGCGGTGACCTTGAGAGTGCCGTCCTTGCGTGCGGGCAGCGAAGAAAAGAGTTCCATTTTTGTTCTCCAGAGTTTCAAAAAGCCCCCGACGCATGACGCCGGGGGAAATGCCCTCGCTCAGGGCCGCACACAACTGCGAGCGATGTGTTCGCGTCAGGCGTTCGCGTAGACCAGATCCACGGAGAACAGGCCAGCGGCTGTACCAGCAGCGGTGATCTTCAGCACCAGCGCGCGGTCTTCATCGGTGGGTACGACCTTGGCGAATGCTGCTGGCACCACTTGGATGTAGCCCCCGGCGACGCCCGTGGTGTCGTCCGTCACCCATGCACCACCGCCGTCATCGGCTGCGGTGCTGATGTCGCCATTGACATCGGCCAGACCGAGCGAGGCCTTGAAGCCCGCGCCCAGAGCAGTCGGCACACGGATGTACAGATGCGCGGGCAACGTGCCAGCAGGCAGAACGCCGATAACGCCCTTCGTGCCCACGACGTGATCCGTCACAGCAATCGACTGGCCAAAGCGGGAGCGGACCAGTTCGGGACCGCCGGGAGTGAGCGGGTTCTGGTGGCCAGCAGCCACCGCACTCGTTTGTTTGAAAGCCATGTTCTGACTCCTTCAATGGAAAGTGGGTTGACCGCGTGGCTCAGCGCGAAGCTGCGGCAGTATCGAGCGCGTACAGGCCGTGGTCCTGCGGCACACCGCCCATCTCGAACACGGACTTCTTCAGACCGAAGATCGAGGATGTGGTGATGATCACTTGGTTGCCGCGATCAGCGGTTTCCTCGTGCCAGCCGTAGCGCATACCCGTGCCCGGCGAACCGAAGGCCATCACGCCCGCCTGCGCGCCCATGAACAAGGCACGCGCGGTTTCCACGTTCTGGCCCGCGCCGTGGGTGTTGTGACGAATCACATTGCGGTGCGAGTGCAGCACCACACCGCGATGCATGCCCAGCGCCGACTTGAACAGCGGCGACTTGGCACCCAGCGATGCAGCAGCGGCCTTCTGCAGATCCATCCACGCGCCCGTGGAAACGTCATTGCGCAGATCGTCTTCCTGCCAGGTGTGCATCACCAGCACGAACACTTCTTCGCCGTCCACCACGCAAGGCTGGATCACCGGCACATCGGTGGCACCACCGCCCTGAGTGTCCGCACGGGTCTTGGCATCGCCGATCAGCTTGAGAGTCATCTTGTCGCTGACATCGATGTTGGCCGTCGACGTGGCATCGCCGCCGAACATATGTTGATTGGCTGTCGGTGCGGTCAGCGCATTCTTGGCACGGCCTTGATAGCCCAGTGGCAAGATGAAGTTGGCGTTGATGCCGCGCGAGCCACCGAAGTAGGTGAACGTGAGTTCATCCTGAAAGCGGCCCCACCAGCTTGCTTGCTGCTGCTTGGCGCGCACACGAAGATCGTGCAGCGTGCGCTTGCGCGACATGCGGCCACCGGTATTCACACCACCGCGCGCTTGGTCGATGTACAGCTCGTCCGTGTAGAACTTCTGCGCTTCTTCCTTGCCTTCCAGCGTGTCATCGCCTTCGACTGGTGCCATGCGCAGTTCGGCCAGCAGGTCGTAGCTGATCAGGTCACCGGCTTCGGATTCCAGATCGGTCAGCAGTTGAATGGGAGTTTTCGCGCCTTGGCCGACAGCAGTGAAGCGGCGGCCAAAGTACGAAGCTTGGCTGGCGTCGAGGGCCAGTTCGCCAGAGAAGCGCTTGACGGCGCGGGGGCTGTTCACGCCCACAACGGTTTTACCCATGGATTGCTCCTAGTGTGGTAGCGAGCACTCCAGCGCCCCGGTTGAAAAACGAATATCAGTTAGAAAGAGCCTTCACGATGGCAGGCTTGGTACGGGCCGCGCCACGGCAGCAACTTTTTTGATTGGTGTGTCAGGCGCTGCAGACACCACCATCCGCGCGACCTGCCCTTTCTTGTATTCCATCTGGATGCGCACACCGGCAACCTCCAGCACGTCACCCGTGCGCAGCTCGATGAAGTTGCGGCGAACGGGTGGCGTGTTTGACATCGTGGCTCCTGGCATCAGGCAGACATCTGGTACTGCAGACGCTTTTCGGGCGAGAGCTTGGCCAGTTCGCGCTCGTACTCGGGGCCGATCAACTTGTCGAGCTCCGCGAACTCGTCACCAATGGGATCGGTGTCACCGACACCACCCGGCACATCGGCGAGAGTCGTCACGACCTCGCTGGCATCCACCTTGCGCTTGCCGCTGTCCGCAGGCTTCTTGCTCGTCGGAATGCTGTGCAGTGCCACGACGCGCTTGTGCGCTTCCTCGAGGAACCAGCGTGAAGGCTTGTCGGCATTGGCGGGCACAGCGGCCAGTGCCTTGACGAACGTGTCCAGATCAGCCTGCTTTTCCAGATCCTTGCGGTAATCCACAATGCCCAGCTCCGGCTTGCTCGCGGCGTCGCCGATGAAGGAGTTGATCGTGTTCGACCATTCGTTCTGCTGGGCCTGCGCCTGCATCTCGGTCGCGATCTCGGCACGCGTCTTCTGACGCGAGAGTTCGTCACGCTGGTCTTCCAGCTCGGTCAGCTTCGCGTCGAACTCGTCGGCATCGATCTCGCCTTCGTTGAGCTTCTTGCGCAGGTCGGTGCGCGCGGAACGGTTGGCCTTGATCTGCTCGTCGTAGTCGGCTGGCAGTTCGGACTTGTAGGCAGATTGCGCAGCCGCAGGCGCGGGAGCAGGCGCTGCGGTGTCTGCCTTCTCGGCGTCGCCCGGCTCGTCGTCCTTTTCCGCGTCAACGTCAGACGCCTTGCCATCGTCCTTGTCGACTTCGGTCTTCTCGGACTTCGCGCCCTTTTCGATTTCCTTGTCGGAGTCGTCGTCATCATCCTGCTCATCTTCATCGATCTTGCCGCGACCGATCTCAGCCAACGCTGCGGCATTGTCTTCGTCCGCATCGTAGTCATCGTCGGCCATGGCCTCGATCTCTTCAGGGCTCAGCAGACGCTCGCGGTCTTCGTCGGAAATGCTCATGGTTGTGTGCTCCTATTGATAACGTGATTCAGGCGGTGGCTTGCCCAGGGCGCGGCGTTCCAGCCAGATCGGCGGCAGCGTCTGCCTCGGTCAGCACGGGGCGTGCAAGCTGGTCGCGCAAGCGAAAGCCCAGCAGCGGCCAGATCTGGTTGATGGCGTTTTCACGGGCAACAGCGCGGCCGATCTCGGCGTTGAAGTTTTCTGTGCTGACGCAAGCGCTCTCGCCGGTAACAGTGAAGCCGTTGCGCAGCACTAGCACACAGAAAGTGAGCAGGTTGAGCGCCGTCCCGGCTCGCACGCTGTTCAGACGGTGACCGCTGGCTCCAATCACGCCATCGGCGGCGGTGAAATAGAACTCGCTGGTGATCTCGTCCTCGATATCAGCAGGCGTCACGCGCGGTGCGCTGCTGGCCTTGGATTGGATTTCTTGCTCAATGGAATCGGACATGTGTGCACCTATTGGTTTGATTGTGGAGCTTGCACAGTGGCAGGCTTGGTACGGCTCAGCGCGTCGAAGGAACGCTCGCAGGTGAGTCCTGCGGCATGGGCGGCATCAGCGAACTCCGCCAGTTCGCCCGCTCGCGCGTCAGCCCTGCTGAACAGGTCGGCGAACAGATCGAGGGCGTCGCCGGTTGTCGGGCCTGCGGTGGGAGCGCTGGAATGCTGGGCGGTTCGGGCGGCGGTGCGATAACGGGCAACGTCGGCGAGCAGGCGGTCGCGCTCAGTGCGAGCACCAGCAGCATCGTGACGCGCAAGGTCAATGCGGGCTTGGCCATTGGCGGCCTCCTTATCGATTGCGGAACGCCACGCGGTTTCAGTGGCGCGGAAAGCGGTAACGGCCGCGGCGGTCTTCTCGCGGATCTCGCTCAGCACAACGGCGTAGTGCGCATGCACGGCTTTCTCGGCGGCGTGCACGCGAGAGAGATGCCACCAGGTGCCAAGGCCAATGAGTGCGGCCAGCACGACAGCGGTGATGATGAGTTTGGCTTGCGTGAACATCACATGCCCCGCCACCAGTACCACCACATCGCAATGAAGATGGTATTCACTGGTCGCCCTCCCCGCGTCCCCAACTCAGGCAAAGCTCCTGCGTGGTCTCGCGCCGGTCCACCAGCCCGTTCAGCGTGACCAGTTGACCGTTCATACGACCCTTGACCCACTTGGTCAGCTCGCGGCAGCCGCCATCGATGTCGCCGCGATTGAACTTCGCGCGCAGTGTCGAATTGACCGTCGCGGGGTTCTCGCCGAGGTTGTA
This genomic stretch from Diaphorobacter sp. HDW4B harbors:
- a CDS encoding Gp49 family protein, producing MSDSIEQEIQSKASSAPRVTPADIEDEITSEFYFTAADGVIGASGHRLNSVRAGTALNLLTFCVLVLRNGFTVTGESACVSTENFNAEIGRAVARENAINQIWPLLGFRLRDQLARPVLTEADAAADLAGTPRPGQATA
- a CDS encoding DUF2514 family protein encodes the protein MFTQAKLIITAVVLAALIGLGTWWHLSRVHAAEKAVHAHYAVVLSEIREKTAAAVTAFRATETAWRSAIDKEAANGQARIDLARHDAAGARTERDRLLADVARYRTAARTAQHSSAPTAGPTTGDALDLFADLFSRADARAGELAEFADAAHAAGLTCERSFDALSRTKPATVQAPQSNQ
- a CDS encoding N4-gp56 family major capsid protein, producing MGKTVVGVNSPRAVKRFSGELALDASQASYFGRRFTAVGQGAKTPIQLLTDLESEAGDLISYDLLAELRMAPVEGDDTLEGKEEAQKFYTDELYIDQARGGVNTGGRMSRKRTLHDLRVRAKQQQASWWGRFQDELTFTYFGGSRGINANFILPLGYQGRAKNALTAPTANQHMFGGDATSTANIDVSDKMTLKLIGDAKTRADTQGGGATDVPVIQPCVVDGEEVFVLVMHTWQEDDLRNDVSTGAWMDLQKAAAASLGAKSPLFKSALGMHRGVVLHSHRNVIRHNTHGAGQNVETARALFMGAQAGVMAFGSPGTGMRYGWHEETADRGNQVIITTSSIFGLKKSVFEMGGVPQDHGLYALDTAAASR